Proteins encoded within one genomic window of [Enterobacter] lignolyticus SCF1:
- a CDS encoding DUF1456 family protein — MLSNDILRSLRYTLKANNNDMVRILALSDMESTSAGFDTWMTKEDEEGFVRCPDIVLSGFLNGLIYDKRGKDESAPELALERRVNNNTVLKKLRIAFSLKTDDILAIMTEQKFRVSIPEITAMMRAPDHKNYRECGDQFMRNFLRGLTHRLHSTKA; from the coding sequence ATGCTAAGTAACGATATTCTCCGTAGCCTGCGCTACACCCTGAAAGCGAACAATAACGACATGGTGCGCATTCTTGCGCTTTCCGACATGGAGTCTACGTCGGCCGGTTTTGACACCTGGATGACCAAAGAAGACGAAGAGGGGTTCGTTCGCTGTCCGGACATCGTCCTGTCGGGTTTCCTGAACGGTCTTATTTACGACAAGCGCGGTAAAGATGAGTCTGCGCCGGAGCTGGCGCTGGAGCGTCGCGTCAATAACAACACGGTGCTGAAAAAGCTGCGGATTGCGTTTTCACTGAAAACTGACGATATCCTGGCGATCATGACCGAGCAGAAATTCCGCGTCTCGATACCGGAAATCACCGCCATGATGCGTGCGCCGGACCACAAAAACTACCGTGAGTGCGGCGACCAGTTTATGCGTAATTTCCTGCGCGGGTTGACCCATCGGCTGCATAGCACAAAGGCGTGA